Proteins from one Pseudomonas grandcourensis genomic window:
- a CDS encoding VRR-NUC domain-containing protein, whose amino-acid sequence MAHFPVTVNPLDDPFYYLNNFMQVLDWLEQRFADVLSVDEQRFINEFKRLPRESQALLVRMVMRKGVHFRASKLHYQEIGDTGCAVEPLLALGWVDERMPLTVEALFEVLLKGEILQAFGPAIDQPKGKKADWLLALCEQFPQAQSFNDWCPTLDERLFSLTIMQLCDRLRLMFFGNLYQDWSEFVLADLGIYTYEKVEFCTESRGLRSREDVDACVLLHAYQQQFEAGEALEEVAERIKGLALDNPWLQRRRGKLLFQMAQYCERIADFSMALNLYRECAYPGARARLIRVLERSSQFEQAMDLAVQAEQAPESAAEHQQLLRVLPRLRRKLGGPPIKRATPREMLRLDLQLPRTDPALSVEYYVQAHLAQESAPVHYVENSLVNSLFGLLCWPAIFAPLPGAFFHPFQRGPVDLLSEDFQVRRAELFQECLAELDDGRYRQTIRERYAAKWGVQSPFVFWSVLSEELLEQALDCLPAEHLKHWFNRLLLDIKANRAGMPDLIQFWPEQKTYRMIEVKGPGDRLQDNQLRWLEFCHEHQMPIAVCYVQWAEQDD is encoded by the coding sequence ATGGCCCATTTTCCAGTGACCGTAAATCCCCTCGACGATCCGTTCTATTACTTGAACAACTTCATGCAAGTGCTTGATTGGCTTGAACAGCGCTTTGCCGATGTGCTGAGCGTCGACGAGCAGCGCTTCATTAATGAGTTTAAGCGGTTGCCCCGTGAATCGCAGGCGTTGCTGGTCAGAATGGTCATGCGCAAGGGCGTTCATTTCAGGGCGAGCAAACTGCATTACCAGGAAATTGGCGATACCGGCTGTGCCGTCGAGCCGCTGTTAGCGCTCGGTTGGGTCGATGAGCGAATGCCGTTGACGGTCGAAGCGCTGTTCGAGGTGCTGCTCAAGGGTGAAATCCTCCAGGCCTTTGGTCCGGCAATCGATCAACCCAAAGGCAAGAAAGCCGATTGGTTGCTGGCGCTGTGCGAGCAATTTCCCCAGGCGCAAAGCTTCAACGACTGGTGCCCGACCCTGGACGAGCGTCTGTTCAGCCTGACCATCATGCAATTGTGCGATCGCCTGCGCCTGATGTTTTTCGGCAACCTGTATCAGGACTGGTCGGAGTTCGTGTTGGCCGACCTGGGTATCTACACCTACGAAAAAGTCGAGTTCTGCACCGAGTCCCGTGGCTTGCGCAGTCGCGAAGACGTAGATGCCTGCGTCCTCCTGCACGCGTATCAGCAACAATTCGAGGCCGGTGAAGCGCTGGAAGAGGTGGCCGAACGGATCAAGGGCCTGGCGCTGGATAATCCGTGGTTGCAACGCCGGCGCGGCAAGCTGCTGTTCCAGATGGCCCAGTACTGCGAACGCATCGCGGATTTCTCCATGGCCCTGAACCTGTACCGCGAATGCGCTTATCCCGGCGCGCGGGCGCGGCTCATTCGCGTTCTGGAACGCAGCAGCCAGTTCGAGCAGGCCATGGACCTGGCCGTACAGGCCGAGCAGGCACCGGAAAGCGCCGCCGAACACCAGCAGTTGCTCCGCGTGCTGCCACGCCTGCGGCGCAAGCTCGGCGGGCCGCCCATCAAGCGGGCAACGCCCCGGGAAATGCTACGCCTGGACCTGCAATTGCCCAGGACAGACCCGGCGTTATCGGTGGAGTACTACGTTCAGGCGCATCTGGCGCAAGAGTCGGCGCCGGTGCACTACGTGGAAAACAGCCTGGTCAATTCACTGTTTGGCCTGCTGTGTTGGCCGGCGATTTTCGCGCCTTTGCCGGGGGCGTTTTTTCACCCGTTCCAGCGCGGGCCGGTAGATCTGCTCAGCGAAGACTTCCAGGTCCGCCGGGCCGAACTGTTTCAGGAGTGCCTGGCCGAGCTCGACGACGGGCGCTATCGGCAGACCATCCGCGAACGTTATGCCGCCAAGTGGGGCGTGCAGTCGCCGTTCGTGTTCTGGAGCGTGCTCAGCGAAGAGTTGCTGGAGCAAGCCCTCGATTGCCTCCCGGCCGAGCACCTCAAGCACTGGTTCAACCGCCTCCTGCTGGACATCAAGGCCAATCGCGCCGGCATGCCGGACCTGATCCAGTTCTGGCCGGAGCAAAAGACCTACCGCATGATTGAGGTCAAGGGCCCGGGCGATCGCCTGCAGGACAACCAGTTGCGCTGGCTGGAGTTCTGCCATGAACACCAGATGCCGATCGCCGTGTGCTACGTGCAATGGGCGGAGCAGGACGATTGA
- the fdnG gene encoding formate dehydrogenase-N subunit alpha codes for MDLSRRQFFKVAGIGLAGSSLGALGMAPTVAFAEQVRHFKLAHTHETRNTCPYCSVGCGLIMYSQGDTSKNVAQNIIHIEGDADHPVNRGTLCPKGAGLLDFIHSPGRLQYPQVRKPGSTEWTRVSWDEALDRIADLMKADRDANFVEKNAQGQTVNRWLTTGFLAASAASNEAGYITHKVVRSLGMLGFDNQARVUHGPTVASLAPTYGRGAMTNTWTDIANANLVLVMGGNAAEAHPCGFKWVTEAKAHNKARLIVVDPRFTRTASVADYYAPIRTGTDIAFMGGLINYLLTEDKIQHEYVRNYTDVSFIVRAGYGFEDGIFSGYDAAKRLYTDKSGWGYELGEDGFAKVDPTLQDPRCVYQLMKQHYSRYNIDLASQICGMPVDAMQKIWEEIATCSTPGKTMTILYALGWTQHSTGAQMIRSAAMVQLLLGNVGMPGGGVNALRGHSNIQGLTDLGLLSNSLPGYLTLPGDAEQDYNAYIVKRTQKPLRPGQLSYWQNYGKFHVSLMKAWYGANATAENNWAYDYLPKLDIPQYDILKVFDLMGQGKVNGYMCQGFNPIAALPDKNRVMLALVKLKWLVVMDPLATETSEFWQKVGPYNDVNSAEIQTEVIRLPTTCFAEEDGSLVNSSRWLQWHWKGADGPGEARTDIRIMSELFLRLRQRYQANGGKYPDPMLKLSWAYKIPDEPSPEELAKEINGYATTDFTDATGAAIKGNSQLAGFGQLKDDGSTASGCWIFCGSWTELGNQMARRDNNDPYGMHQHQGWAWAWPANRRILYNRASADPQGKPWDPKKRLVWWNGKTWGGTDVPDYKADVPPEAGMNPFIMNPEGVARFFAVDKMNEGPFPEHYEPFETPIGINPLHPQNKKATSNPAARIFDSVWDSLGVAKDYPYAATSYRLTEHFHFWSKHCKLNAIAQPEQFVEIGEVLAKEKGIVAGDKVRVSSKRGFIEAVAVVTKRIRPLQVNNQVVHQIGIPLHWGFTGLTRHGYLTNTLVPFLGDGNTQTPESKSFLVNVEKV; via the coding sequence ATGGATCTCAGCCGTCGTCAGTTCTTCAAGGTCGCCGGTATCGGCCTTGCAGGCTCTAGCCTGGGCGCGTTGGGCATGGCCCCGACGGTTGCCTTTGCCGAACAGGTGCGTCACTTCAAGCTCGCCCACACCCATGAAACCCGCAACACCTGCCCGTATTGCTCGGTCGGTTGCGGCTTGATCATGTACAGCCAGGGCGATACGTCGAAGAATGTCGCGCAAAACATCATCCACATCGAAGGTGACGCCGACCACCCGGTCAACCGCGGCACCCTGTGCCCCAAAGGCGCAGGCCTGCTGGACTTCATTCACAGCCCCGGCCGCCTGCAATACCCGCAGGTGCGCAAACCCGGCAGCACCGAGTGGACCCGCGTCTCCTGGGATGAAGCCCTCGATCGCATCGCCGACCTGATGAAGGCCGACCGCGACGCCAACTTCGTCGAGAAGAACGCCCAGGGCCAAACGGTGAACCGCTGGCTGACCACCGGTTTCCTCGCGGCATCGGCGGCGTCCAACGAAGCCGGCTACATCACCCACAAGGTGGTTCGCAGTCTCGGCATGCTGGGGTTCGATAACCAGGCGCGTGTCTGACACGGCCCGACGGTGGCAAGTCTTGCCCCGACGTACGGCCGTGGTGCCATGACCAATACCTGGACCGATATCGCCAACGCGAATCTGGTCCTGGTGATGGGCGGCAACGCAGCAGAAGCGCACCCGTGCGGCTTCAAATGGGTGACCGAAGCCAAGGCGCACAACAAGGCGCGGCTGATCGTGGTCGATCCGCGTTTTACCCGGACCGCCTCGGTGGCCGACTATTACGCGCCGATCCGCACCGGTACCGACATCGCCTTCATGGGCGGGCTGATCAATTACCTGCTGACCGAGGACAAGATCCAGCACGAGTACGTGCGCAACTACACCGACGTGTCGTTCATCGTCAGAGCCGGCTATGGCTTCGAGGACGGGATCTTCAGCGGCTACGACGCGGCCAAGCGTCTCTATACCGATAAATCCGGTTGGGGCTATGAGCTCGGTGAAGACGGTTTTGCCAAAGTCGACCCGACCCTGCAGGACCCACGCTGCGTCTATCAATTGATGAAGCAGCATTACAGCCGCTACAACATCGACCTGGCGAGCCAGATCTGCGGCATGCCGGTCGATGCCATGCAGAAAATCTGGGAGGAGATCGCCACTTGCTCGACGCCGGGCAAGACCATGACCATTCTCTATGCACTGGGCTGGACCCAGCACTCGACTGGCGCGCAGATGATCCGCAGCGCGGCGATGGTTCAACTGCTGCTGGGCAACGTCGGCATGCCGGGCGGGGGCGTGAATGCCTTGCGCGGGCACTCCAACATCCAGGGGCTGACAGACCTGGGCTTGTTGTCCAACTCACTGCCGGGCTACCTCACGTTACCCGGCGATGCCGAACAGGACTACAACGCCTACATCGTCAAACGCACGCAAAAACCGTTGCGCCCGGGGCAACTGTCCTACTGGCAGAACTACGGCAAATTCCACGTCAGCTTGATGAAAGCCTGGTACGGCGCCAACGCCACGGCCGAGAACAACTGGGCCTACGACTACCTGCCGAAACTGGACATTCCCCAGTACGACATCCTTAAGGTGTTCGACCTGATGGGCCAGGGCAAGGTCAACGGCTACATGTGCCAGGGCTTCAACCCTATCGCGGCGCTGCCGGACAAAAACCGGGTGATGCTGGCGTTGGTGAAGTTGAAGTGGCTGGTGGTGATGGATCCGCTGGCCACCGAAACCTCGGAGTTCTGGCAAAAGGTCGGGCCGTACAATGACGTGAACAGCGCCGAGATCCAGACCGAAGTCATTCGCCTGCCCACCACCTGCTTTGCCGAAGAAGACGGCTCGCTGGTCAACAGCAGCCGCTGGCTGCAATGGCACTGGAAGGGCGCGGACGGCCCCGGCGAAGCGCGCACCGACATCCGCATCATGAGCGAGCTGTTCCTGCGTTTGCGCCAGCGCTATCAGGCCAATGGCGGCAAATACCCCGATCCGATGCTCAAATTGTCGTGGGCGTACAAAATCCCCGACGAGCCTTCGCCTGAAGAACTGGCCAAGGAAATCAACGGCTACGCCACCACGGACTTCACCGACGCGACGGGCGCGGCAATCAAGGGCAATTCACAACTGGCCGGGTTTGGTCAACTCAAGGATGACGGCAGCACGGCGTCCGGTTGCTGGATTTTCTGCGGCAGCTGGACCGAACTGGGCAACCAGATGGCCCGCCGCGACAACAATGACCCGTACGGCATGCACCAGCATCAAGGCTGGGCCTGGGCCTGGCCGGCCAATCGGCGGATTCTCTACAACCGCGCCTCGGCGGACCCGCAAGGCAAGCCGTGGGATCCGAAAAAACGCCTGGTGTGGTGGAACGGCAAAACCTGGGGCGGCACCGACGTGCCGGACTACAAGGCCGACGTACCGCCGGAAGCGGGAATGAACCCGTTCATCATGAACCCCGAGGGCGTGGCCCGATTCTTCGCCGTCGACAAGATGAACGAAGGCCCGTTCCCCGAACACTACGAGCCGTTCGAGACGCCGATCGGCATCAACCCGCTGCACCCGCAAAACAAGAAAGCCACCAGCAACCCGGCGGCGCGGATCTTCGATTCGGTGTGGGACTCCCTCGGCGTGGCCAAGGATTACCCGTACGCCGCCACCAGTTACCGGCTGACCGAGCATTTCCACTTCTGGAGCAAGCATTGCAAGCTCAACGCGATTGCCCAGCCGGAGCAGTTCGTGGAAATCGGCGAAGTGCTGGCCAAGGAAAAAGGCATCGTCGCAGGCGATAAGGTACGGGTCAGCAGCAAGCGTGGCTTCATCGAAGCGGTGGCCGTGGTGACCAAGCGGATTCGTCCGCTGCAGGTCAACAATCAGGTGGTGCACCAGATCGGCATTCCGTTGCACTGGGGCTTTACCGGCCTTACGCGCCACGGTTACCTGACCAACACCCTGGTGCCGTTCCTCGGCGATGGCAACACCCAGACCCCGGAATCCAAGTCATTCCTGGTCAACGTGGAGAAAGTCTAA
- a CDS encoding ATP-dependent DNA helicase, whose protein sequence is MSYSIAVRALCEFTAKVGDLDLRFTPSPTALEGIVGHRTVASRRSEGYQSEVALEGQYQTLTVKGRADGYDPGQNCLEEVKTYRGDLSKQPANHRQLHWAQVKIYGWLMCRKLDLPQINLALVYFDIVSEKETCLVESFDASELQQFFERHCALFLQWAEQEVAHREGRNLAAQGLAFPHAGFRPGQRHLAESVFKAVSTGRCLMAQAPTGIGKTLGTLFPMLKALAPQQLDKVFFLTAKTPGRQLALDAAQVILASADAPPLRVLEMIARDKACEHPDKACHGESCPLARGFYDRLPAARQAASQLSLLNQSALREVALAHDVCPYYLSQEMARWADVVVADYNYYFDFSALLFGLAQGNNWKVAVLVDEAHNLVERGRQMYSASLDQATFNGVRKTAPEVLKKLLQRVNREWNALNNAQTGAYQAYDKAPEKLLQALSSCSAGIGDYLNDHPQGMDSALQGFYFDMLHFCRVAELFDEQFLFDISKRDLERQRNLSQLCLRNVVPAGFIRPRLTAARSTVLFSATLSPRHYYADLLGTPADTVCIDVESPFHADQLQVHIVDQISTRFVHRQASLEPIVDLIARQFSERPGNYLAFFSSFDYLQQVAQLLAEKHPHISLWSQSRGMAEAQRQQFLDQFHADGQGIGFAVLGGAFGEGIDLPGARLIGAFIATLGLAQLNPVNEQLKRRMAAIFGAGYDYTYLYPGVQKVVQAAGRVIRTQQDQGVVMLIDDRFGESKVRQLLPRWWAFQNPGMTHTPVKP, encoded by the coding sequence TTGAGCTACAGCATTGCGGTGCGGGCGCTGTGCGAGTTCACCGCCAAGGTCGGCGACCTCGATCTGCGCTTCACACCGTCACCGACCGCGCTGGAAGGTATCGTCGGGCACCGTACGGTGGCCTCGCGGCGCAGCGAGGGCTATCAAAGCGAAGTCGCCCTTGAGGGCCAGTATCAGACCTTGACGGTCAAGGGCAGGGCGGATGGCTATGACCCCGGGCAAAACTGCCTGGAAGAGGTCAAGACCTACCGCGGCGACTTGAGCAAACAACCGGCCAACCACCGCCAATTGCATTGGGCTCAGGTGAAAATCTACGGCTGGTTGATGTGCCGGAAGCTGGATCTGCCACAGATCAACCTCGCGCTGGTGTACTTCGACATCGTCAGCGAAAAGGAGACCTGCCTGGTCGAATCTTTCGATGCCAGCGAGCTGCAACAATTCTTCGAACGGCATTGTGCGTTGTTCCTGCAATGGGCCGAACAGGAAGTCGCCCATCGAGAAGGGCGCAATCTGGCCGCCCAGGGCCTGGCCTTTCCCCATGCCGGTTTTCGACCGGGGCAGCGCCATCTGGCCGAGTCGGTGTTCAAGGCCGTCAGCACGGGGCGCTGCCTGATGGCCCAGGCGCCCACGGGCATCGGTAAAACCCTGGGCACCTTGTTCCCCATGCTCAAGGCCCTGGCGCCACAGCAATTGGACAAGGTGTTTTTCCTCACGGCGAAGACCCCGGGGCGCCAACTGGCCCTGGACGCCGCGCAAGTGATACTCGCCAGCGCCGATGCGCCACCGTTGCGGGTGCTGGAGATGATCGCCCGGGACAAGGCCTGCGAACACCCGGACAAAGCCTGCCACGGCGAGTCCTGTCCACTGGCCCGGGGTTTCTACGATCGCCTGCCCGCCGCACGGCAAGCGGCCAGCCAACTGAGCCTGTTGAACCAGAGCGCCTTGCGCGAGGTCGCCCTGGCGCACGATGTCTGCCCGTATTACCTGAGCCAGGAAATGGCGCGTTGGGCCGACGTGGTGGTTGCCGACTACAACTATTACTTCGACTTCAGCGCGCTGCTGTTCGGCCTGGCCCAGGGCAACAACTGGAAGGTCGCGGTACTGGTCGACGAAGCCCATAACCTGGTGGAGCGCGGCCGGCAGATGTACAGCGCCAGCCTCGATCAGGCGACCTTCAACGGCGTGCGCAAAACCGCACCCGAAGTGCTGAAAAAACTGCTGCAGCGGGTCAATCGCGAGTGGAACGCCCTGAATAATGCGCAAACCGGCGCCTATCAAGCCTATGACAAGGCGCCGGAAAAGCTGCTTCAGGCACTGTCATCGTGCAGCGCCGGCATCGGTGACTACCTCAACGATCACCCTCAAGGCATGGACAGCGCATTGCAGGGGTTTTACTTCGACATGCTGCACTTTTGCCGGGTGGCCGAACTGTTCGATGAGCAGTTCCTGTTCGACATCAGCAAGCGCGACCTCGAGCGCCAGCGCAACCTCTCGCAGCTGTGCCTGCGCAATGTGGTCCCTGCCGGGTTCATCCGCCCGCGCCTGACCGCCGCGCGTAGCACGGTGCTGTTCTCCGCGACCCTCAGCCCCCGGCACTATTACGCCGATTTGCTGGGCACACCGGCGGACACCGTATGCATCGACGTCGAGTCGCCGTTTCACGCCGATCAACTGCAAGTGCACATCGTCGACCAGATCTCCACACGGTTCGTACATCGCCAGGCGTCTCTGGAACCGATCGTGGACTTGATCGCCAGGCAGTTCAGTGAGCGCCCCGGCAATTACCTGGCGTTTTTCAGCAGCTTCGATTATTTGCAGCAGGTGGCGCAGTTACTGGCCGAGAAGCATCCGCACATCAGTCTGTGGTCGCAGTCCCGAGGCATGGCCGAAGCGCAGCGTCAGCAGTTTCTCGATCAGTTTCACGCCGACGGCCAGGGTATCGGCTTTGCGGTGCTGGGCGGGGCCTTCGGTGAAGGCATCGATTTGCCCGGCGCCAGGTTGATCGGCGCGTTTATCGCCACGCTGGGGCTGGCGCAGCTCAATCCGGTGAACGAGCAACTGAAACGGCGCATGGCCGCGATTTTCGGTGCCGGTTATGACTACACCTACCTTTATCCCGGTGTGCAGAAAGTCGTGCAGGCCGCTGGGCGGGTGATCCGTACGCAACAGGATCAAGGGGTGGTGATGTTGATCGACGACCGTTTTGGCGAGAGCAAGGTCAGGCAGTTGCTGCCGCGTTGGTGGGCTTTCCAAAATCCCGGTATGACCCATACTCCAGTGAAACCATGA
- the fdxH gene encoding formate dehydrogenase subunit beta, with protein sequence MASQDIIARSATTTPAPSVRGMEEVAKLIDTTKCIGCKACQVACSEWNELRDEVGHNHGTYDNPQDLTAETWTLMRFTEHETDAGNLEWLIRKDGCMHCAEPGCLAACPSPGAIIKHVNGIVDFDQDHCIGCGYCITGCPFNIPRISQKDHKAYKCTLCSDRVAVGLEPACVKTCPTGAIVFGSKDDMKEHAAERIVDLKSRGFENAGLYDPEGVGGTHVMYVLHHADTPRLYAGLPDHPAISPLVGLWKGISKPLALLAMGAAVLAGFFHYVRVGPQIVEEDEHPQPPDTAVHEVDPSVHTFDPRGEGRP encoded by the coding sequence ATGGCCAGCCAAGACATCATTGCCCGCTCGGCCACCACCACACCCGCACCCTCGGTGCGCGGCATGGAGGAAGTCGCCAAGCTGATCGACACCACCAAATGCATCGGCTGCAAGGCCTGCCAGGTCGCCTGTTCGGAATGGAACGAGTTGCGTGACGAGGTCGGCCATAACCATGGCACCTACGACAACCCGCAAGACCTAACCGCAGAAACCTGGACGTTGATGCGCTTCACCGAGCACGAGACCGACGCCGGCAACCTGGAATGGCTGATCCGCAAGGACGGCTGCATGCATTGCGCCGAGCCCGGCTGCCTGGCGGCATGCCCCAGCCCGGGGGCAATCATCAAGCACGTCAACGGCATCGTCGATTTCGATCAGGATCATTGCATCGGTTGCGGCTATTGCATCACCGGGTGTCCGTTCAACATCCCGCGCATCTCGCAAAAGGATCACAAGGCCTACAAATGCACCTTGTGCTCGGACCGGGTGGCGGTAGGGCTGGAACCGGCCTGCGTGAAAACCTGCCCGACCGGTGCCATCGTGTTCGGCTCCAAGGACGACATGAAGGAGCATGCGGCCGAGCGCATCGTCGACCTCAAGAGCCGGGGCTTTGAAAACGCCGGCCTGTACGACCCCGAAGGCGTCGGCGGCACCCACGTGATGTACGTGCTGCACCACGCCGATACACCAAGGCTGTACGCCGGCTTGCCCGATCACCCGGCGATCAGTCCGTTGGTGGGGTTGTGGAAAGGCATCAGCAAACCCCTAGCGCTGCTGGCCATGGGCGCGGCGGTGCTGGCCGGGTTCTTCCACTACGTGCGCGTCGGCCCGCAAATCGTCGAAGAGGATGAACATCCGCAGCCGCCGGACACCGCCGTGCATGAAGTCGATCCGTCGGTGCATACCTTCGATCCCCGTGGGGAGGGCAGGCCATGA
- a CDS encoding PAS domain S-box protein, whose protein sequence is MSEDRTRVSAIEDGRFRLLIDAVIDYAIYMLDPDGVITSWNAGARRFKGYEEAEILGQHFSRFYTDDDRRAGLPQRALDTAIREGRFEGEGWRVRKDGTHFWSHVVIDPIFDPSGTLLGFAKITRDLTDRKMAEEILKQSEQQFRLLVQSVTDYAIYMLSPDGRVSNWNPGAQRIKGYLPEEVIGQHFSMFYTPEDRDACEPQRTLDIAVREGRFENKGWRVRKDGTRFLAHVIVDPIRGDTGTLLGFAKITRDITEVTQAQQALEQTREALFQAQKMQAIGQLSGGIAHDFNNLLTVILGNLEIVRKRVTDDPKVTRLIDNATQGALRGVSLTQRMLAFARRQELKSEPVRIPTLVDGISGLLRSSLGPSVKIETRFPEDLEPVMADVNQLELAVLNLATNARDAMPHGGTITFNARTEELSDNGASSLAAGRYVCLSIADTGEGMDEATLASAMDPFFTTKGVGKGTGLGLSMVHGLIEQLGGRFILKSRKDHGTSAELWLPVATRGAAVQPVAEAVAVTVPGLCVLVVDDDSLVLTSTSLLLEDLGHRVISAASGARALELFSCEPEIDLVITDMAMPQMSGAQLANAISLLRPSVPIILATGYAERLEGFAARLPRLSKPFTQLNLVEIIALAMK, encoded by the coding sequence ATGAGCGAAGATCGAACCAGGGTCAGTGCCATCGAAGACGGTCGTTTTCGGCTATTGATCGACGCGGTGATTGACTATGCGATCTACATGCTTGATCCCGACGGCGTCATTACCAGCTGGAATGCCGGCGCCAGGCGATTCAAGGGCTATGAGGAGGCGGAAATCCTCGGTCAGCATTTCTCGCGCTTCTACACCGATGACGATCGGCGAGCCGGCTTGCCCCAGCGGGCACTGGACACGGCGATTCGTGAAGGGCGTTTCGAGGGCGAAGGTTGGCGGGTGCGCAAGGACGGCACGCATTTCTGGTCCCATGTGGTCATCGATCCGATCTTCGACCCGTCGGGTACCTTGCTGGGTTTCGCCAAGATCACCCGGGACCTGACCGATCGCAAAATGGCCGAGGAAATCCTCAAGCAAAGCGAGCAGCAGTTCCGCCTGCTGGTGCAGAGTGTCACTGACTATGCGATCTACATGCTTTCCCCGGACGGACGGGTGAGCAACTGGAACCCGGGCGCCCAGCGCATCAAGGGTTACTTGCCGGAAGAGGTCATTGGCCAGCATTTTTCGATGTTCTACACCCCGGAGGATCGCGATGCCTGCGAGCCACAACGGACGCTGGACATCGCCGTTCGTGAAGGGCGCTTTGAAAACAAGGGCTGGAGGGTGCGCAAGGACGGTACGCGGTTCCTCGCCCATGTCATTGTCGATCCGATCCGGGGTGACACCGGCACCTTGCTCGGTTTTGCCAAGATCACCCGGGACATCACTGAAGTCACCCAGGCGCAGCAGGCGCTGGAGCAAACCCGTGAGGCCCTGTTCCAGGCGCAGAAAATGCAGGCCATCGGCCAGCTCAGCGGCGGGATCGCCCACGACTTCAACAACCTGCTGACGGTGATCCTCGGCAATCTGGAAATCGTGCGCAAACGTGTGACGGACGATCCCAAAGTAACCCGCCTGATCGACAACGCCACCCAGGGTGCCTTGCGCGGGGTTTCCCTGACCCAGCGCATGCTGGCGTTTGCCCGACGCCAGGAGCTCAAGTCGGAACCGGTGCGGATACCGACCTTGGTGGACGGCATTTCCGGGCTGTTGCGTAGTTCCCTGGGGCCTTCGGTGAAAATCGAAACGCGCTTTCCCGAGGATCTTGAACCGGTGATGGCAGACGTCAATCAACTGGAGCTGGCCGTACTGAACCTGGCAACCAATGCCCGTGACGCCATGCCCCACGGCGGCACCATCACCTTCAATGCCAGGACCGAGGAATTATCCGACAACGGTGCCTCATCCCTGGCCGCGGGGCGTTATGTCTGCCTGAGCATTGCCGATACCGGCGAGGGCATGGATGAAGCCACGCTGGCCTCGGCGATGGACCCGTTCTTTACCACCAAGGGCGTCGGCAAAGGCACGGGCCTGGGGTTGTCGATGGTTCACGGTTTGATTGAACAACTGGGCGGACGCTTCATCCTCAAGAGCCGGAAGGACCATGGCACGAGCGCCGAACTCTGGTTGCCGGTCGCGACCCGTGGTGCAGCGGTGCAACCGGTCGCCGAAGCGGTGGCCGTGACAGTGCCTGGGCTGTGCGTACTGGTGGTGGACGATGACAGCCTGGTGTTGACCAGCACCAGCCTGCTGCTCGAGGACCTTGGGCACCGGGTCATCAGCGCGGCTTCCGGCGCCAGGGCGCTGGAGCTGTTCAGCTGTGAACCGGAGATCGATCTGGTGATCACCGACATGGCCATGCCACAGATGAGTGGCGCGCAACTGGCCAATGCCATCAGTCTCTTGCGACCGAGCGTGCCGATCATCCTCGCCACCGGTTATGCCGAACGGCTGGAAGGCTTTGCCGCGCGTCTGCCACGTTTGTCGAAACCTTTTACCCAACTCAACCTGGTGGAAATCATTGCCCTGGCAATGAAGTGA
- a CDS encoding PatB family C-S lyase → MTFDFDQVFDRHNTGSTKWSRYPADVLPMWVADMDFAAPPVIIQALQKRLEHPMVGYSVAQDDLREAIVADLWNKYAWRVEPQELIFLPGVESGFNMALKALVQAPQNVVVQVPNYPPLRHAPGHWGLNKVELNFDGQADGTYTTPLDTLSQSLQGGGALLLSNPHNPLGKAFPRAELQAIADICLEHDAWIISDEIHAELCFDGRQHIPMATLSPQVAQRTITLMSASKAYNIAGLKTSFMIIQDRHLREKVNHARCGMVDSVNPLGMEATRVAYSEAAPWLAELKVYLQGNRDFLAEAVRTRLPGITMNLPQSTYLAWLDCTALGLDDPQQFFLEQAKVGLSAGLDFGDDCKQFVRLNFGCPRSLLEEGIARMERSLRHLKA, encoded by the coding sequence ATGACTTTCGATTTTGATCAGGTGTTCGACCGCCATAACACCGGCAGTACCAAGTGGAGCCGCTACCCGGCCGACGTGTTGCCGATGTGGGTCGCCGACATGGATTTCGCCGCGCCGCCGGTGATCATCCAGGCCCTGCAAAAGCGACTGGAACACCCGATGGTCGGCTACAGCGTGGCCCAGGATGACCTGCGCGAGGCAATCGTTGCCGACCTCTGGAACAAGTACGCCTGGCGCGTCGAGCCCCAGGAGCTGATTTTCCTGCCGGGTGTCGAGTCCGGTTTCAACATGGCGTTGAAGGCACTGGTGCAGGCGCCACAGAACGTCGTGGTCCAGGTTCCAAACTACCCGCCGCTGCGCCATGCGCCGGGCCACTGGGGTCTGAACAAGGTCGAACTGAATTTCGATGGGCAAGCCGACGGCACCTACACCACGCCGCTCGATACCCTCAGTCAGTCGCTGCAAGGCGGTGGCGCACTGCTGCTGAGCAACCCGCACAACCCGCTGGGCAAGGCCTTCCCCCGCGCAGAACTGCAAGCCATTGCCGACATTTGCCTTGAGCACGATGCCTGGATCATTTCCGACGAGATCCACGCCGAGTTGTGCTTCGACGGTCGCCAGCACATTCCCATGGCGACCCTGAGCCCGCAAGTCGCCCAGCGCACCATCACGCTGATGTCGGCGAGCAAGGCCTACAACATCGCCGGCCTGAAGACCTCGTTCATGATCATCCAGGACCGTCACCTGCGCGAGAAGGTCAACCACGCGCGTTGCGGCATGGTCGACAGCGTCAATCCGCTGGGCATGGAAGCCACCCGCGTCGCCTACAGCGAAGCCGCGCCATGGCTGGCCGAGTTGAAGGTCTACCTGCAAGGCAACCGCGACTTCCTCGCCGAGGCCGTGCGCACCCGCCTGCCGGGCATCACCATGAACCTGCCGCAAAGCACCTACCTGGCATGGCTCGACTGCACGGCACTGGGGCTGGACGACCCGCAGCAGTTCTTCCTCGAACAGGCCAAGGTGGGTTTGAGCGCCGGCCTGGACTTCGGCGATGACTGCAAACAGTTCGTACGCCTGAACTTCGGCTGCCCACGCTCGCTGCTGGAAGAAGGCATTGCGCGGATGGAGCGCAGCTTGCGCCATCTCAAGGCCTGA